One stretch of Chitinophaga pendula DNA includes these proteins:
- a CDS encoding VF530 family DNA-binding protein: MEAGHTSKDPLHGVTLEKLIIRLVDSFGWDELGYHIRINCFISNPSVPSSLKFLRKTPWARTKVENFYKDALREGKLK; encoded by the coding sequence ATGGAAGCAGGGCATACGTCAAAAGATCCGTTACATGGGGTGACACTTGAAAAGCTGATTATACGGCTTGTAGATAGCTTTGGATGGGATGAGTTGGGTTATCATATCCGGATCAATTGTTTTATCAGTAACCCATCCGTACCATCCAGTCTTAAATTTCTGCGTAAAACACCTTGGGCAAGGACCAAGGTGGAGAATTTCTATAAAGACGCCTTGCGGGAAGGGAAGCTGAAGTAA
- a CDS encoding S8 family peptidase, protein MNIDEKTIERIIFRQYGQMPRFTQDSPVYPDVWMTYFKKIEVLSTFRIDLILTPHYRSNAADLFVAISNRLDRWERESDQGWQLANNGETVVARLTFFELIQYVLPLSSWWLQVTDESEDREGWEWLQILAGALLYVSRGDREFVRLYDHQASEQQEEYDMYQVFKAMFRDYLRDLVEPKREEKGILYSVSRNRPATISIQQSVGLTKADAGRRLFDIDGKDITWAVLDSGIDATHDAFRKKDPKTGLPYTTAFGPTPDRESNFTRIVATYDFTKFRDVMASIHEKENLRMDTPDMSETLKGTEKGQLLHEEKRSEYIQDISKALKSGRLFDWSLIAPLLRIPHSFPGYEVPKHPHGTHVAGIIGACDEGGGYKDPLVGMCPGIDLYDIRVMNEEGQGEEFNILAALHFVRWLNAKKEGTTIHGANLSFSMTHEVASYACGQTPVCEACERLVAEGIVVVAAAGNLGQALFKGTNGADTQGFRMVNITDPGNAESVITVGATHKTRPHAYGVSYFSSKGPTGDGRIKPDLVAPGEKITSCVLGNGTQKMDGTSMAAPHVSGAAALLLAKHRELIGLPRRVKEILCKTATDLGRERYFQGCGMVDVLRAIQSV, encoded by the coding sequence ATGAATATTGACGAAAAAACGATTGAACGGATCATTTTCCGCCAGTACGGACAGATGCCAAGATTTACCCAGGACTCCCCGGTATATCCCGATGTCTGGATGACCTATTTTAAAAAAATAGAAGTGTTGAGCACCTTTCGTATTGACCTCATCCTGACTCCGCATTATCGTTCAAATGCGGCTGATTTGTTCGTGGCTATATCCAACCGGCTGGACAGGTGGGAGAGGGAATCAGACCAGGGATGGCAGCTCGCCAATAATGGAGAGACTGTAGTGGCACGCTTAACATTTTTCGAGCTGATTCAATATGTCTTACCCTTATCAAGCTGGTGGCTTCAGGTGACAGATGAATCAGAAGATAGAGAAGGCTGGGAATGGCTCCAAATATTGGCAGGCGCCTTACTCTATGTATCCAGGGGAGATCGGGAATTTGTTCGCCTGTACGATCACCAAGCTTCTGAACAGCAGGAAGAATATGACATGTACCAGGTGTTTAAGGCGATGTTCAGGGATTACCTGCGTGACCTGGTCGAGCCCAAACGGGAGGAGAAGGGAATACTATATTCCGTTAGCCGCAATAGGCCCGCTACCATTTCTATTCAACAATCAGTCGGATTGACAAAAGCAGATGCCGGTAGGCGCCTGTTCGACATTGATGGCAAAGATATTACCTGGGCCGTACTCGACTCCGGTATCGACGCTACACACGACGCATTCCGAAAGAAAGACCCCAAAACAGGCCTGCCGTATACCACTGCTTTTGGACCTACCCCCGACAGAGAATCTAACTTTACCCGCATTGTCGCTACATACGATTTCACAAAGTTCAGAGATGTAATGGCTAGCATTCATGAGAAAGAAAATCTCAGGATGGATACCCCCGACATGAGTGAAACACTGAAAGGCACCGAAAAAGGACAACTACTACATGAAGAAAAACGTTCGGAATATATTCAGGATATCAGTAAAGCCCTTAAATCAGGCCGTTTATTCGACTGGAGCCTGATAGCCCCCTTGTTACGTATACCGCATAGTTTCCCGGGATATGAAGTACCAAAACATCCCCATGGCACACATGTCGCAGGTATCATCGGTGCGTGCGACGAAGGAGGAGGGTATAAAGACCCCTTAGTAGGCATGTGTCCGGGTATTGACTTGTATGATATCAGGGTCATGAACGAAGAGGGACAAGGAGAAGAGTTCAACATATTGGCAGCGCTTCATTTTGTACGTTGGCTGAATGCAAAAAAAGAAGGTACTACCATACATGGCGCTAACCTCAGTTTTTCCATGACACATGAGGTGGCGAGTTACGCTTGTGGACAAACACCTGTCTGCGAAGCCTGTGAACGACTGGTGGCAGAAGGAATAGTCGTCGTCGCTGCTGCCGGCAACCTGGGACAAGCTTTATTCAAAGGAACCAATGGCGCCGATACGCAAGGATTCCGTATGGTGAACATCACCGACCCCGGAAATGCGGAAAGCGTAATTACAGTGGGCGCCACCCACAAGACCCGCCCGCATGCATACGGAGTATCCTACTTCTCGAGTAAAGGCCCCACAGGAGATGGACGCATCAAACCGGACCTGGTAGCCCCAGGCGAAAAGATCACCTCTTGCGTACTGGGCAACGGCACACAAAAAATGGATGGCACCTCCATGGCTGCTCCTCACGTATCCGGCGCCGCAGCCTTGCTACTGGCCAAACACCGTGAGCTCATAGGCCTGCCTCGTCGCGTAAAGGAAATTTTATGCAAAACAGCTACCGATCTGGGCAGAGAAAGGTATTTCCAGGGATGTGGTATGGTAGACGTATTGCGGGCCATTCAATCAGTTTAA
- a CDS encoding ComEC/Rec2 family competence protein codes for MIFTLEVLQAKYGDCLILHFGTPDNHQLMIIDGGPAGVYRDVLKPRLLQLKAQLSPHDPLPISMVMVSHMDDDHVNGIVALTNDMVDYLDQEKDPPFQLDYFWFNTFDDIINNLQIPKLSAVAAAASVASVEQLPGIGNVDASVAAVIASTQQGRDLRNNVTARLNASLNEPFVNEDDTPGFVRGDIDNLPIDWDDLSIQVLHPNEQRLEEYQAKWDEDLRKYHDKGDPGIIIAALADKDKSPFNLSSIVCLVSYGGKKILLTGDSRSDDFYNGLQENGLLDEKGKLHVDIIKMAHHGSKNNATQSVYEKITADHYVVSANGKYDNPDQELLDMLRETLADSTIYFTNRNGENDLANKMNNFDEALAAAGTGVATVYREDDKLSLFIHLGEKF; via the coding sequence ATGATATTTACATTGGAAGTATTGCAAGCCAAATATGGCGATTGCCTGATCCTGCACTTCGGAACACCCGACAACCATCAATTGATGATCATCGATGGCGGCCCCGCAGGTGTATACCGGGACGTACTCAAACCAAGATTGCTGCAACTCAAAGCACAGCTGTCTCCTCACGATCCCTTACCCATCTCCATGGTAATGGTCAGCCATATGGACGACGACCATGTAAATGGTATCGTAGCGCTCACCAATGATATGGTCGACTACCTCGACCAGGAAAAAGATCCTCCCTTTCAGTTAGATTACTTCTGGTTCAACACATTTGATGATATCATCAATAATCTGCAAATACCCAAACTGTCAGCAGTAGCGGCTGCCGCATCTGTCGCCTCAGTTGAACAACTACCGGGTATCGGCAACGTAGACGCTTCCGTCGCTGCCGTGATCGCTTCTACACAACAAGGAAGAGATTTGCGTAATAACGTGACAGCGCGATTAAATGCCAGCCTTAACGAACCTTTTGTCAATGAAGATGATACTCCAGGTTTTGTACGTGGGGATATCGACAACCTGCCCATAGATTGGGATGACTTATCCATACAGGTACTGCACCCAAATGAACAACGACTGGAAGAATACCAGGCCAAATGGGACGAAGACCTGCGCAAATATCACGACAAAGGAGATCCCGGCATCATCATTGCCGCCCTGGCAGATAAAGACAAATCCCCCTTCAATCTGTCCAGCATAGTTTGCCTCGTATCCTACGGTGGAAAAAAGATACTGCTGACCGGAGATAGCCGCTCCGATGATTTTTATAACGGCCTGCAGGAAAATGGCCTGTTGGATGAAAAGGGTAAATTACATGTGGATATAATTAAAATGGCGCATCACGGTAGTAAAAATAACGCCACCCAGTCAGTATACGAAAAGATAACAGCAGACCATTACGTGGTTTCTGCCAATGGAAAATACGACAACCCCGACCAGGAACTGCTGGATATGTTAAGAGAAACGCTCGCAGATAGTACGATCTACTTCACAAATCGTAACGGAGAGAATGATCTGGCCAATAAGATGAACAATTTCGATGAAGCACTAGCGGCTGCCGGAACAGGCGTAGCGACCGTATATAGAGAAGACGATAAACTATCACTCTTCATTCACCTGGGCGAAAAATTTTGA
- a CDS encoding RNA polymerase sigma factor, producing MMSSHSNYIESELLRRISDGEELAFTELYNRYWQKVYSYLLRMTKSHEIAEELLYDIFTKLWIGRELITEIRNMDAFLSKVAYNKAMSFFRYTASQRKMQQLVARQMEENLYVEDTADKLLDHEARELLQEAIRQLSPQRKLVFSLSREHGLTHEQIALQLNLSTQTVKKTMSNALHTIREFLHKRGIEGSLILFYFLETRK from the coding sequence ATGATGTCGTCCCATTCCAATTATATTGAAAGTGAATTGCTACGCCGTATTTCGGATGGAGAGGAACTAGCCTTTACGGAATTATACAACCGATACTGGCAAAAAGTCTATTCATACCTGCTGCGTATGACTAAATCTCATGAAATCGCAGAAGAACTGCTATATGACATCTTCACCAAACTATGGATAGGCCGGGAACTGATCACAGAGATCCGCAACATGGACGCATTTCTCTCAAAGGTGGCCTATAATAAAGCCATGAGCTTCTTCAGGTATACAGCCTCACAACGTAAAATGCAACAGCTGGTCGCCAGGCAGATGGAAGAAAACCTATATGTGGAAGATACCGCCGATAAACTGTTGGATCACGAAGCCCGTGAACTCCTGCAGGAAGCTATCCGGCAGCTTTCTCCGCAGCGCAAACTGGTGTTTTCCCTGAGCCGGGAACATGGATTGACCCATGAACAGATCGCCCTTCAGCTAAATCTGTCAACCCAGACAGTGAAAAAAACAATGTCCAATGCCCTCCATACCATCCGGGAATTCCTCCATAAAAGAGGGATCGAAGGATCACTCATCCTGTTTTATTTCCTGGAAACCAGGAAATAA
- a CDS encoding SusC/RagA family TonB-linked outer membrane protein: MLSNVKTVTLVSFLILMLAAKVTVAQSISLSAKQIPLSKLLPELKKQSGYQFFYNDAMLAKASPVSLDIRDMPLQDVLRMVFRNQPLTYAIVAKTVVVKDTAITTEIDVVGYLRDETGRPAPGISVQEKGQSKGTFSNAQGLFVIKDVDAAATLLFSGLNVETYETKVNGHGDLGTITLKTKITALNEINVAVSTGYQTISKERSAGSFSKPDMAVVADRSSSMNILQRLDGQIPGLVINNSPSAARDGNTFLVRGLNTINASRNPLVVVDGMAVDVSRISTINPQDVADITVLKDATAASIWGAKASNGVIVITTKKGKAGKMKVAYDGFVNFQGKPQYNYFPMMNSDQYIRSMRETFDSIAVYMPYQRATTYDPLNSVYGLSPSNQILYDMKNGTISQATGNAKLDSLARIDNRAQIGDVWYRPAMLVNHTIAISGGSEKHTYYNSFSYTDNRSYTPGSSDKTFKLNTRQDFNFNRILKVFVSADLTNNSTTDGRAVNIDNRYLPYQLFKDPNGNAINMPYMGYLSERERPNIEKMGKISMDYNPIDNMNTGYTKSNTFSGRFNTGITVDIYKGLKFEGRYGYIKESGKTTIYDDVSNYQQRAYIMNFAVANNDGTVTYNLPTKGGRYTVYNSSLDNWVVRNQLHFDRNWNNGRHQLTALAGAEAQEQRTVVNRSTVYGYDQDLQTYPMLDYKLLSTVGIVGPILPTGIDRKSSKLPTDNTESGSYFGESESVPRSRFTSYYGNVAYMFLRKYNINASWRNDQSNLFGLNRSAQRKPVWSLGLKWNLTNEAFINHIAWIDALAIRATYGLTGISPVAGQAASYDIFKPATVRYAPGGQALNISTLSNSDLTWESTKTYNIGIDFGILRNRISGSIDIYLKNTDNLLGQMPVNPLSGANSIYGNVGALTNRGFDIAINSLNIDAGKFSWSTILNISYNKNKITKLGLLAQPITRGDQLIGNNYVANYPAFAVFSYKYAGLDANGDPQIRLADGKLTKALNASKIEDIVFKGVYQPVWSGGLTNTFRYKAFSLAVNTIFNMGNVMYRSMNTRYSGMFNVGYMDFRSGNINVEFLDRWKQPGDEQKTDIPRFIANPTTSALRNTRYYTSGDVNVVDASYIKIRDITLAYQLPPQLLNKLRIEGLSLRAQLSNLMLWKANRYGLDPEFSNSTAANATSVMPFNQKTVTIGAHLTL; this comes from the coding sequence ATGTTATCTAACGTAAAAACAGTAACCCTGGTATCATTTCTCATACTTATGCTCGCTGCAAAAGTAACAGTGGCGCAATCAATCAGTTTGTCTGCAAAACAGATACCCTTGTCCAAGTTGCTGCCGGAACTGAAAAAACAGAGCGGGTACCAGTTCTTTTACAATGATGCCATGCTGGCAAAGGCATCGCCGGTATCACTGGACATACGGGATATGCCGCTACAGGATGTGTTAAGGATGGTTTTTCGTAATCAGCCTTTAACTTACGCCATCGTCGCTAAGACAGTAGTAGTAAAAGATACGGCGATCACCACCGAGATCGATGTGGTTGGATACTTGCGGGACGAAACCGGAAGACCGGCCCCAGGTATTAGCGTACAGGAGAAGGGCCAGTCGAAAGGAACCTTCTCCAATGCCCAGGGACTCTTTGTGATCAAAGACGTAGATGCGGCTGCTACTTTGTTGTTTTCAGGACTGAACGTGGAAACTTATGAAACCAAAGTGAACGGTCATGGCGACTTGGGAACCATTACACTGAAAACAAAGATCACGGCGCTCAATGAAATCAATGTAGCCGTCTCCACCGGTTATCAGACCATTTCCAAGGAACGCAGCGCCGGTTCCTTTTCCAAACCTGATATGGCTGTGGTAGCCGACCGCTCTTCCAGTATGAATATCCTCCAGCGTTTGGATGGCCAGATACCAGGATTAGTAATTAACAACTCGCCAAGCGCTGCCAGAGACGGAAATACTTTCCTGGTCCGTGGCCTGAATACGATCAATGCCAGCAGAAACCCACTGGTAGTGGTAGATGGAATGGCCGTCGATGTAAGCAGGATATCTACTATTAACCCACAGGATGTAGCCGACATTACAGTGTTGAAAGATGCTACCGCAGCATCCATATGGGGCGCTAAAGCATCCAATGGCGTAATTGTTATCACGACCAAGAAAGGGAAAGCAGGTAAAATGAAAGTCGCTTATGATGGCTTCGTCAACTTTCAGGGGAAACCACAATACAACTACTTCCCAATGATGAATAGTGACCAGTATATCCGGTCAATGAGAGAAACATTCGACTCCATCGCAGTATATATGCCGTATCAGCGCGCGACCACCTACGATCCGCTCAACTCCGTATACGGACTATCACCTTCCAATCAGATACTCTATGATATGAAGAATGGGACCATCTCACAGGCTACTGGTAATGCAAAATTAGATAGCCTCGCCCGGATTGATAACAGAGCACAGATAGGAGATGTCTGGTATCGCCCGGCTATGCTGGTGAATCATACCATCGCTATCAGCGGAGGCTCCGAAAAACACACCTACTACAACTCTTTCTCATACACCGATAACAGGTCGTATACTCCCGGTTCCAGCGATAAGACCTTTAAACTGAATACCAGGCAGGACTTTAACTTTAACCGTATACTGAAAGTATTTGTGAGCGCTGACCTGACCAATAATTCAACTACAGATGGCAGAGCAGTAAATATAGATAACAGGTACCTCCCATATCAATTGTTCAAAGACCCAAACGGTAACGCTATCAATATGCCCTATATGGGCTACCTGAGTGAAAGAGAACGGCCGAATATTGAAAAAATGGGTAAGATCAGTATGGATTATAACCCCATTGATAACATGAATACAGGCTATACAAAGAGCAATACATTCAGCGGAAGATTCAATACAGGCATAACGGTTGATATCTATAAGGGATTAAAATTTGAAGGCAGGTACGGTTATATAAAAGAATCCGGGAAAACAACCATATACGATGATGTAAGCAATTATCAGCAACGGGCTTATATCATGAATTTTGCAGTGGCTAACAATGATGGGACTGTAACCTACAACCTGCCGACAAAAGGAGGTCGTTATACCGTTTATAATTCTTCACTGGATAACTGGGTAGTAAGGAATCAGTTACATTTCGATAGGAACTGGAATAATGGAAGACACCAGTTGACAGCATTGGCGGGAGCAGAGGCGCAGGAACAAAGAACGGTTGTCAACAGAAGTACAGTGTACGGATATGATCAGGACCTGCAAACCTACCCGATGTTAGATTACAAATTACTTTCCACCGTTGGTATTGTAGGACCCATACTACCAACAGGTATCGATCGTAAATCATCTAAACTGCCCACTGATAACACCGAATCCGGATCTTATTTCGGCGAATCAGAATCCGTACCTCGCTCCAGGTTTACATCTTACTATGGGAATGTAGCCTATATGTTCCTGCGAAAATATAATATCAATGCCAGCTGGCGTAACGACCAGAGCAATCTGTTTGGACTGAACAGATCCGCACAGCGTAAACCAGTATGGAGCCTCGGCCTGAAATGGAACCTCACCAATGAGGCTTTCATAAACCATATTGCCTGGATCGATGCACTGGCAATAAGAGCGACCTACGGATTAACAGGCATTTCTCCTGTCGCCGGACAGGCAGCTTCGTATGATATCTTTAAGCCTGCTACCGTCAGGTATGCACCGGGGGGCCAGGCTTTAAATATCTCTACGTTGAGTAACTCCGACTTAACTTGGGAAAGCACAAAAACATACAACATCGGTATCGACTTCGGGATACTTCGCAACAGGATAAGCGGATCTATAGACATCTACCTGAAGAATACAGACAACCTCCTGGGCCAAATGCCCGTAAACCCTCTATCCGGCGCCAACTCCATCTATGGGAATGTCGGAGCACTGACGAACAGGGGATTTGATATCGCCATCAACTCACTAAACATAGACGCTGGTAAATTCTCCTGGAGTACGATCTTGAATATTTCCTATAATAAGAACAAGATTACTAAACTTGGCCTGCTTGCACAGCCCATTACCCGAGGCGACCAGCTGATCGGGAATAATTATGTGGCCAATTATCCTGCTTTCGCCGTATTCTCATATAAATATGCAGGATTGGATGCTAACGGTGATCCGCAGATCCGGCTGGCAGATGGAAAACTAACAAAGGCACTCAATGCAAGCAAAATTGAAGACATCGTATTCAAAGGGGTATACCAACCGGTATGGAGTGGCGGCCTTACCAATACATTCCGGTACAAAGCCTTTTCACTCGCCGTGAATACAATCTTTAATATGGGTAATGTAATGTACCGTAGCATGAATACCCGCTACTCCGGCATGTTCAACGTCGGCTATATGGATTTCAGATCAGGTAATATCAACGTAGAATTCCTCGACCGCTGGAAACAACCCGGTGATGAACAGAAAACAGACATACCAAGATTCATAGCCAATCCTACTACCAGCGCACTGCGTAATACCCGCTATTACACCAGCGGCGATGTCAATGTCGTCGATGCCTCTTATATAAAGATCCGGGACATCACATTGGCATACCAGCTACCACCGCAACTGTTGAACAAATTAAGGATAGAAGGGCTGTCCCTGCGTGCACAGCTGTCTAACCTGATGCTCTGGAAAGCAAACCGCTACGGCCTGGACCCGGAGTTTTCTAATAGTACCGCAGCGAATGCAACCAGCGTGATGCCTTTCAATCAAAAGACGGTGACCATCGGCGCGCATTTAACACTCTAA
- a CDS encoding FecR family protein — MSQRLQVLFDKYASGQATSEELQEFWQLVAATDDDDEVLSGNLKIWWDNYEEKYNLSAGVDGAKTLKRILAADNQKQIDYSGIHHRPVRRLRQIWAAAVILLLIGTASWYYIQQHSNEPPLAKRSNTVYKNDILPGATGAVLTLADGSQVQLDSAGKDLQLTQGNAKISASNGTVIYSGQGIDTHTTYNTLTTYKGQQYPLRLSDGSLVMLDAGSSITYPVIFTGGKREVLIQGQVWFEIAKDSSQPFIVKYNNKQVQVYGTHFNIKAYDDEPDLRVTLAEGSIKVTSGTVSQMLIPGQQAILSRNDNGIRIDTHADIQETIAWKNGQFEYKSKDLTYVMRDIARWYNIEVVYDGPKPADTFTGGFSRSVTLTELLTILEISRVHFKLEGRKLTVLSR, encoded by the coding sequence ATGTCGCAACGCTTACAGGTTCTATTTGACAAATATGCCAGCGGACAGGCAACTTCGGAAGAGTTGCAGGAATTCTGGCAACTGGTAGCTGCGACAGACGATGATGATGAGGTCTTGTCCGGGAACCTGAAAATCTGGTGGGATAACTATGAAGAAAAGTATAACCTTTCTGCCGGCGTAGACGGGGCTAAAACATTGAAGAGGATACTGGCGGCCGACAATCAGAAACAAATAGATTATAGCGGGATACATCACCGGCCCGTACGAAGACTCCGGCAAATATGGGCTGCCGCCGTCATACTATTACTGATCGGCACTGCATCCTGGTACTATATCCAACAACATAGCAATGAGCCGCCGCTAGCGAAGCGCTCCAATACGGTATACAAAAATGATATACTACCAGGTGCAACAGGCGCAGTACTTACGTTGGCAGATGGAAGCCAGGTACAACTCGACAGCGCAGGAAAGGACCTGCAACTTACACAGGGGAACGCAAAAATATCAGCAAGCAACGGTACCGTGATCTACTCCGGACAAGGTATCGATACACATACAACTTATAATACACTAACAACATACAAAGGCCAGCAATACCCGCTACGCCTCTCCGATGGCTCATTGGTAATGCTGGATGCCGGCTCTTCCATCACTTACCCGGTTATTTTTACAGGGGGCAAACGGGAGGTGCTGATTCAGGGACAGGTCTGGTTCGAAATAGCAAAAGATAGCAGCCAGCCTTTTATTGTAAAATACAATAACAAACAAGTGCAGGTATACGGTACCCATTTCAATATAAAAGCCTACGATGACGAACCCGATCTTCGGGTAACCTTGGCGGAAGGTAGTATTAAAGTGACCAGCGGTACAGTCAGCCAAATGCTGATCCCGGGACAACAGGCTATTTTATCACGAAATGACAACGGTATCAGGATCGATACCCATGCCGATATACAAGAAACCATTGCATGGAAAAACGGTCAGTTTGAATATAAAAGCAAAGACCTTACTTATGTCATGCGGGATATCGCACGATGGTATAATATAGAGGTAGTATACGACGGCCCTAAACCTGCAGATACCTTTACCGGGGGATTTAGCCGATCCGTCACATTAACCGAATTACTAACAATACTGGAAATAAGCAGGGTACACTTTAAACTGGAGGGACGAAAATTAACGGTGCTGTCACGCTGA
- a CDS encoding glycosyltransferase family 9 protein yields MFFKRILILSDYPDLIKYQQVDPAVIRQLYTLLFLFDHFTQHSDTVIQWNDRSNMGYQHLWREDSILRHFADRFLVSSDWDEISFSEDDLIVCHFDHDLLLAQYLDRRYKGQFQTDHIYTLADPSYNAAKSHFKSVQVLFRPGGLWEVTETIRKGILSSFKEELNSSYTPCGRECLERAFDALLTNISAVNKEKKGNSYTRILILDDYKRSFFIGDSTIWVRFFKRILRHCGPYEEVVINCHHPTIGPRLQSLYPGVFGEQVKITCQPLAQLPLSSFDLILVEGDAFLKFLVYLTKDGSTAPLCASIYTVFTLLEEPSVDRYHLDFMENGKRPFTLSGKNNVDKEIYVSEEEMEMADRWLEERGIEAGDFLVMLQNSSTEEKKVILLEELITLVSKLLERDRVKVLLLEEEQSFIRQCLTPVQNSRVIFAGRRGLRKDMCLIASQYTQLVIGPCTGIFHLANGVITYQVNNGLRDIDDIPFLLVYTGKQAHDEGYLPKNWWNHSWVHCVHLIAKGGQQVLVPLEESPDDAATFLAIAGEVRSISAEMLWSYLSAVATL; encoded by the coding sequence ATGTTCTTTAAAAGGATACTGATATTGTCTGACTATCCTGATTTGATCAAATATCAGCAAGTCGACCCGGCCGTTATCAGGCAACTCTATACCCTTCTATTCCTCTTTGATCACTTTACTCAACACAGTGATACCGTCATTCAATGGAATGACAGATCGAACATGGGTTATCAACATTTATGGCGGGAGGATAGTATTTTACGGCATTTCGCGGACCGCTTCCTGGTGAGTTCCGACTGGGATGAAATTAGCTTTTCCGAAGATGATCTGATTGTATGTCATTTTGATCATGACCTGCTTCTTGCCCAATACCTGGACAGGCGATATAAAGGTCAGTTCCAAACGGACCATATCTATACGCTGGCTGATCCCAGTTATAATGCTGCCAAGAGCCATTTTAAAAGTGTCCAGGTCTTATTCCGACCGGGGGGCCTATGGGAGGTAACGGAAACGATAAGGAAGGGCATACTGTCGTCGTTTAAAGAGGAGTTAAATAGTAGCTATACCCCCTGTGGGCGGGAATGCCTGGAGCGTGCCTTTGATGCGCTGCTTACCAACATTTCCGCTGTAAATAAGGAGAAAAAAGGAAATAGCTATACCAGGATATTGATCCTGGATGACTACAAGCGAAGTTTTTTTATTGGTGATTCGACTATCTGGGTAAGGTTTTTCAAAAGGATCCTGCGGCATTGCGGCCCGTACGAGGAAGTAGTGATCAACTGCCATCATCCGACCATAGGACCACGTTTACAATCGCTCTATCCTGGTGTCTTTGGAGAGCAGGTAAAGATCACCTGTCAACCCTTAGCTCAGCTTCCGCTTTCATCCTTTGATCTTATCCTTGTGGAGGGCGATGCCTTTCTCAAGTTCCTCGTGTATTTGACAAAAGATGGGAGCACAGCACCTTTGTGTGCCAGCATTTATACTGTATTTACGTTGCTGGAAGAGCCTTCAGTAGACCGCTATCACCTCGACTTTATGGAGAATGGTAAACGTCCGTTCACCCTGTCGGGGAAAAACAATGTGGATAAAGAGATCTATGTATCGGAGGAAGAGATGGAAATGGCAGATCGTTGGCTGGAGGAGCGGGGTATTGAAGCCGGTGATTTCCTGGTGATGCTGCAGAATAGTTCGACGGAGGAAAAGAAGGTGATCTTATTGGAGGAGTTGATAACACTTGTCAGCAAGTTACTAGAGCGGGATCGTGTGAAGGTGCTGTTATTGGAAGAAGAACAATCATTTATCAGGCAATGCCTGACGCCGGTACAGAATAGCCGTGTTATTTTTGCGGGGAGAAGAGGACTTAGAAAGGACATGTGCTTGATAGCCAGTCAGTACACCCAACTTGTGATCGGCCCTTGTACGGGTATATTTCATCTGGCCAACGGGGTAATCACTTACCAGGTAAATAATGGGCTGCGGGATATAGACGACATTCCTTTCCTATTGGTCTATACTGGAAAGCAAGCACATGATGAAGGCTATTTGCCTAAAAACTGGTGGAATCATTCATGGGTACACTGTGTGCACTTAATAGCAAAAGGCGGGCAGCAGGTATTGGTACCGCTGGAAGAAAGTCCGGATGACGCTGCTACTTTCTTGGCTATTGCGGGGGAAGTACGATCTATTTCTGCTGAGATGTTATGGTCTTATTTATCTGCTGTTGCAACCCTGTAG